One window from the genome of Rhodobacteraceae bacterium S2214 encodes:
- a CDS encoding F0F1 ATP synthase subunit A, producing MINVATDAHSEEGLVFHPLDQFIVKPLFGDGEVGLFTITNATLWMAIAVLAIIAVFVMGSKGRAIVPTRVQSIAELMYSFVYKMVEDVTGKDGIKYFPYIMTLFVFILFANYLALLPMSFSTTSHIAVTAILGFGVFIAVTVLGFVLNGASFLGMFWMKDAPAVLRPIIAIIEVISYFVRPVSHSIRLAGNVMAGHAVIKVFAGFAAIGIISPVSIAGIAAIYGLEVLVAGIQAYVFTILTCVYLKDALSPHH from the coding sequence ATGATCAACGTGGCGACTGATGCACATTCCGAAGAAGGTCTTGTCTTTCACCCCCTCGATCAGTTTATCGTCAAGCCGCTGTTTGGCGACGGCGAAGTAGGCCTGTTCACAATCACAAACGCAACGCTTTGGATGGCCATCGCCGTTCTCGCGATCATCGCGGTTTTCGTGATGGGGTCCAAAGGCCGCGCGATTGTCCCGACACGGGTACAGTCGATTGCAGAGCTGATGTATTCCTTCGTCTACAAAATGGTTGAAGATGTCACCGGCAAAGATGGCATCAAGTACTTCCCATATATCATGACATTGTTTGTGTTCATCTTGTTCGCAAACTATTTGGCCCTGCTGCCGATGTCCTTCTCTACAACATCCCACATCGCTGTGACTGCGATCCTTGGTTTCGGCGTCTTTATCGCCGTGACTGTACTGGGTTTTGTTCTGAACGGCGCATCCTTCTTGGGCATGTTCTGGATGAAAGACGCACCAGCAGTGTTGCGTCCGATCATCGCGATCATCGAAGTTATCTCGTACTTCGTGCGTCCGGTAAGCCACTCTATCCGTCTTGCGGGTAACGTGATGGCTGGCCACGCAGTTATCAAAGTTTTCGCAGGCTTTGCCGCTATCGGCATCATCAGCCCTGTATCCATCGCAGGCATCGCCGCCATCTACGGACTGGAAGTCCTCGTGGCCGGTATCCAAGCCTACGTATTCACCATTCTGACCTGTGTGTATCTGAAAGACGCGCTTAGCCCGCATCACTAA
- a CDS encoding AtpZ/AtpI family protein: MSNEPDHAERLKALEAKIDALKAGPEIKDHSEEHYSQAQMAWRMVIELVAGLGIGFGIGYGLDSLFGTTPIFLVIFIFLGFAAGVNTMMRSAKEMQNKQLNAANEEDDQRGD; this comes from the coding sequence TTGTCCAATGAACCTGATCACGCGGAACGACTGAAAGCCCTAGAGGCCAAAATCGATGCGCTGAAAGCAGGTCCAGAAATCAAGGACCATTCAGAGGAACATTATTCCCAAGCCCAGATGGCATGGCGGATGGTGATCGAATTAGTAGCCGGTCTTGGGATCGGTTTCGGCATCGGATACGGGCTGGATAGCCTGTTCGGGACAACCCCGATCTTTCTGGTGATATTTATATTCTTGGGCTTCGCGGCAGGTGTGAACACCATGATGCGGTCAGCCAAAGAGATGCAGAACAAGCAGCTGAATGCTGCGAATGAAGAGGATGATCAACGTGGCGACTGA
- a CDS encoding metalloregulator ArsR/SmtB family transcription factor encodes MTQPLDIIFAALADPTRRAILSMLLEDDMAVTDVAEPFEMSLAAISKHLGVLTAAGLISQEKRGRVKWCKLEPDNLREASTWMQGFGQMGGLDLDAFERFLETELRPD; translated from the coding sequence ATGACACAGCCGCTCGACATTATCTTTGCAGCCCTCGCCGATCCGACGCGGCGTGCGATTCTGTCGATGTTGCTCGAAGATGATATGGCCGTGACCGACGTTGCAGAGCCGTTTGAGATGTCGCTCGCCGCAATTTCCAAACACTTGGGCGTGCTGACTGCAGCAGGTCTGATTAGCCAAGAAAAACGCGGTCGCGTGAAATGGTGCAAGCTGGAACCGGACAACCTGCGCGAAGCGTCCACATGGATGCAGGGCTTCGGGCAGATGGGCGGGCTTGATCTGGACGCGTTTGAGCGGTTCTTGGAAACCGAACTTCGCCCCGATTAG
- a CDS encoding DMT family transporter, whose protein sequence is MLLFSVLVAGSFALGVLVANEISPMALNAVRFWIAAGIVGGIAFGTGAIKSGDFRAPWRYLILAVVFTFYFVLMFEGLKTAPSVSAAAVFTLTPILSAIFGYVMLRQVTTSRMALALGIGALGAIWVIFRADVSAILGFDVGRGEMIYFWGCVSHAAYTPLVRKLNRGETALSFTFGTLVAGALILTVLGLPEIIRTDWADLRPLVWVTILYVSVFASATTFTLLQFASLRLPSAKVMAYTYLTPSWVMVWDVALGNPLPPAMVLLGIGLTIVALLLLLRE, encoded by the coding sequence ATGTTGCTGTTTTCGGTGCTGGTCGCGGGATCGTTTGCACTAGGTGTTTTGGTCGCCAATGAAATTTCGCCGATGGCGCTAAACGCTGTTCGCTTTTGGATAGCGGCCGGTATCGTTGGCGGCATTGCATTCGGCACTGGTGCTATCAAAAGCGGCGACTTTCGTGCGCCATGGCGATACCTGATCCTTGCCGTGGTCTTTACCTTCTACTTTGTCTTGATGTTTGAGGGCCTGAAAACGGCGCCGTCGGTCAGCGCCGCTGCGGTCTTCACCTTAACCCCGATCCTGTCCGCGATCTTTGGCTACGTCATGTTGCGTCAAGTCACGACGTCCCGTATGGCGCTTGCGCTTGGGATCGGCGCATTAGGTGCGATCTGGGTGATTTTCCGGGCCGATGTATCCGCAATCCTTGGTTTTGATGTTGGTCGCGGCGAGATGATTTATTTCTGGGGCTGTGTGTCGCACGCGGCTTACACGCCGCTGGTTCGTAAGCTGAATCGCGGAGAAACAGCGCTTTCATTCACCTTTGGGACCTTGGTCGCGGGGGCTTTGATCCTGACGGTGCTTGGATTGCCAGAGATCATCAGGACCGACTGGGCGGATCTGCGGCCCTTGGTTTGGGTGACTATATTATACGTCTCAGTCTTTGCATCTGCGACGACGTTCACGTTGCTGCAATTCGCATCGCTCCGCCTGCCAAGCGCAAAGGTTATGGCGTACACCTACCTGACCCCAAGTTGGGTGATGGTCTGGGATGTGGCGTTGGGCAACCCGCTGCCACCTGCGATGGTTCTTTTAGGGATCGGTCTGACGATTGTGGCGCTGCTGTTGTTGTTGCGGGAATAG
- a CDS encoding LysR family transcriptional regulator: MDNWDEIRTAYQVARNGTVSGAADVLGVHHATVIRHIDALEQRLGVKLFQRHARGYAPTEAGTDLLQVAKATDDQFSQLVSRIKGLGESVSGELVVTSLLSFSQMLAPMLAQFQTEHPDIRIRFLTGERLFRLEYGEAHVAIRAGAMAPDQPDNVVQPLMETTVQLVASEAYIARFGMPDGVDDFHNHRFVGYDNVDHRAPFARWLAEIVPKENFVYRATDERALQDSILAGAGIGFVVNSAVSRYPALIPVIPPIPEWNIKMWLVTHVDLHRTTKVQTFLSFVKGYMKNCDL; the protein is encoded by the coding sequence ATGGACAATTGGGACGAAATCAGGACTGCGTATCAAGTAGCCCGTAACGGTACTGTCAGCGGTGCGGCAGACGTTTTGGGTGTGCATCATGCGACCGTGATCCGGCATATCGACGCCTTGGAACAACGGCTGGGTGTGAAGTTGTTTCAGCGCCACGCGCGTGGCTATGCGCCGACAGAGGCAGGCACGGATTTGTTGCAAGTCGCCAAAGCGACGGATGATCAGTTTTCCCAACTTGTTAGTCGGATCAAGGGGCTGGGGGAAAGCGTCAGTGGCGAACTTGTGGTGACGTCACTGCTTAGCTTTTCGCAAATGCTGGCGCCTATGCTTGCCCAATTTCAGACGGAACATCCTGATATCCGTATCCGCTTTTTGACTGGTGAACGTTTGTTCCGGCTCGAATATGGCGAAGCCCATGTCGCGATCAGGGCAGGTGCCATGGCGCCTGATCAACCCGACAACGTTGTGCAGCCACTGATGGAAACGACCGTCCAGCTTGTCGCGTCTGAAGCGTATATCGCGCGTTTCGGGATGCCGGATGGGGTCGACGATTTCCATAACCACAGGTTTGTGGGGTATGATAATGTGGATCATCGTGCGCCATTCGCCCGTTGGCTCGCTGAAATTGTACCGAAGGAAAACTTTGTCTACCGCGCAACCGATGAACGCGCGCTGCAAGACAGTATTCTTGCGGGGGCGGGCATCGGATTTGTCGTAAACTCTGCGGTCAGCCGATACCCGGCATTGATTCCAGTCATTCCGCCAATTCCGGAATGGAACATCAAAATGTGGCTGGTTACCCACGTTGATTTGCACCGCACGACAAAGGTCCAAACCTTTTTGTCCTTCGTCAAAGGGTACATGAAAAATTGCGACCTCTAG
- the ffh gene encoding signal recognition particle protein: protein MFENLSERLGGVFDKLTKQGALSEDDVKTALREVRVALLEADVSLPVARDFVKAVEAKATGQAVTKSITPGQQVVKIVHDELEHVLTGDSDPGALKIDNPPAPILMVGLQGSGKTTTTAKLAKRLKEREGKRVLMASLDTNRPAAMEQLAILGNQIGVDTLPIVKGEDPVAIAKRAKTQASLGGYDVYMLDTAGRLHIDEELIAQAAAVRDVAQPRETLLVVDGLTGQDAVNVAQEFDDKIGVSGVVLTRMDGDGRGGAALSMRAITGKPIRFVGLGEKLDAIETFEPNRVAGRILGMGDIVALVEKAQETIEAEQAERMMKRFQKGAFNMNDLKMQLEQMMKMGGMEGMMGMMPGMGKMKSQMDKAGMDDSILKRQIALINSMTKKERANPALLAASRKKRIAKGAGLEVSELNKLIKQHRQMADMMKKMGKMGKGGMLKQAMKGMFGKGGGMPGGMPDMNDPAAMEAAAKALQGQMPKGMPGLGGGMGLPPGLSGFGKKK from the coding sequence ATGTTTGAGAACCTATCAGAACGCCTTGGCGGCGTCTTCGACAAGCTCACCAAACAAGGGGCTTTGTCCGAAGACGACGTGAAAACAGCGCTGCGCGAAGTCCGCGTGGCCCTACTTGAGGCCGACGTTTCCCTGCCCGTCGCCCGTGATTTCGTCAAAGCGGTCGAAGCAAAAGCAACCGGTCAAGCCGTCACCAAATCCATCACGCCCGGCCAGCAAGTCGTCAAGATCGTCCATGACGAACTTGAACATGTGTTGACCGGCGACAGTGATCCGGGTGCGCTGAAAATCGACAACCCGCCTGCCCCGATCTTGATGGTTGGTCTGCAAGGGTCCGGTAAAACCACAACCACTGCGAAGCTGGCGAAGCGTTTGAAAGAACGCGAAGGCAAGCGCGTGTTGATGGCGTCGCTTGATACGAACCGCCCCGCGGCGATGGAACAGCTGGCAATCTTGGGCAACCAGATCGGTGTGGACACACTGCCAATCGTCAAAGGCGAAGATCCGGTTGCGATTGCGAAACGCGCGAAAACCCAAGCGTCCCTTGGTGGCTACGACGTCTATATGCTTGATACCGCTGGTCGTTTGCACATCGACGAAGAACTGATCGCGCAGGCCGCTGCCGTCCGTGACGTCGCCCAGCCGCGCGAAACCCTGCTCGTGGTTGATGGCCTGACGGGTCAAGACGCGGTCAACGTGGCCCAAGAATTCGACGACAAAATCGGCGTCAGCGGCGTTGTCCTGACACGGATGGACGGCGACGGACGCGGTGGTGCAGCACTTTCGATGCGTGCGATCACTGGTAAGCCGATCCGCTTCGTGGGTCTTGGTGAAAAGCTCGACGCGATTGAAACGTTTGAACCAAACCGTGTCGCTGGCCGCATTCTAGGCATGGGCGACATCGTCGCCCTTGTTGAAAAAGCCCAAGAAACCATCGAGGCCGAACAAGCTGAACGCATGATGAAGCGCTTCCAAAAAGGCGCGTTCAACATGAACGACCTGAAGATGCAGCTCGAACAGATGATGAAGATGGGCGGCATGGAAGGCATGATGGGGATGATGCCCGGCATGGGCAAAATGAAATCACAGATGGATAAGGCGGGCATGGATGACAGCATCCTGAAACGCCAAATCGCCCTGATCAATTCCATGACGAAGAAAGAACGCGCAAACCCTGCGTTGCTTGCCGCTTCTCGCAAGAAACGGATCGCTAAGGGTGCGGGTCTTGAAGTGTCCGAGCTCAACAAACTCATCAAGCAGCATCGTCAGATGGCTGATATGATGAAGAAAATGGGCAAGATGGGTAAAGGCGGCATGCTGAAACAAGCCATGAAAGGCATGTTCGGCAAAGGCGGCGGAATGCCGGGCGGTATGCCCGACATGAACGATCCTGCTGCAATGGAAGCGGCGGCGAAAGCCCTGCAAGGCCAGATGCCAAAAGGCATGCCTGGTCTTGGCGGCGGCATGGGCCTCCCCCCCGGTTTGTCTGGCTTCGGGAAAAAGAAATAA
- a CDS encoding GNAT family N-acetyltransferase, translating into MSNMTLQTERLILRRPEPGDYGAFRAFMTSDRSKGLDGPKSIGDTWRAFAAELGHWEIFGYGMWAVTIRGDNDAVALVGPWTPEDWPETEIGWIVLDPAVEGTGVAYEAAKAAITHAFDALNWRTAVSYIAPENVRSIALAQKLGATLDISAKTPASYGDCIVYRHPDPEGAHR; encoded by the coding sequence ATGAGCAATATGACCTTGCAAACAGAACGGCTGATCCTACGCCGCCCCGAACCGGGCGACTATGGTGCGTTTCGTGCGTTCATGACGTCTGATCGGTCCAAAGGTCTTGATGGCCCGAAAAGCATCGGTGACACGTGGCGTGCATTCGCCGCCGAGCTGGGACATTGGGAAATCTTTGGGTACGGCATGTGGGCCGTGACAATCCGTGGCGACAACGACGCCGTCGCCCTTGTCGGCCCTTGGACACCCGAAGACTGGCCTGAAACCGAAATCGGCTGGATCGTACTGGACCCTGCTGTCGAAGGTACCGGCGTCGCATACGAAGCGGCCAAAGCGGCCATCACGCATGCCTTTGACGCGCTGAACTGGCGCACAGCGGTCTCCTATATCGCCCCTGAAAATGTCCGCTCTATCGCCTTGGCGCAAAAGCTTGGTGCGACGCTCGATATTTCAGCCAAGACGCCTGCGTCCTATGGCGATTGCATCGTTTACCGTCACCCCGATCCCGAGGGGGCGCATCGATGA
- a CDS encoding chorismate mutase, whose protein sequence is MTDTTTKAADILKGHRESIDRLDAILVYTLGERFKHTQAVGVLKAEHALPPSDPDREQKQIARLTDLADRADLDPEFAKKFLNFIIQEVIQHHKQHQS, encoded by the coding sequence ATGACCGATACGACAACCAAAGCCGCCGACATCCTCAAGGGCCACCGCGAGAGCATCGACCGCCTCGACGCGATCCTCGTCTACACGCTTGGCGAACGCTTTAAACACACGCAGGCCGTAGGCGTTCTCAAAGCAGAACACGCCCTGCCCCCGTCCGATCCAGACCGCGAACAAAAACAGATCGCGCGGCTTACCGACCTTGCAGACCGGGCCGATCTCGACCCGGAATTCGCCAAGAAATTCCTGAATTTCATTATTCAGGAAGTCATCCAACACCACAAACAACACCAATCCTAA
- the rpsP gene encoding 30S ribosomal protein S16: protein MAMKIRLARGGSKKRPHYSIVAADSRMPRDGRFIEKLGTYNPMLPKDSEERVKMNMERVKYWLGEGAQVTDRVSRMLEAAGELPKKDRSNPKKGTPGKAAQARAEEKAQKAADAAEAAAAPAEEAAAEE, encoded by the coding sequence ATGGCTATGAAAATTCGTCTCGCCCGCGGCGGTTCCAAAAAGCGCCCTCACTATTCTATCGTTGCAGCGGACAGCCGCATGCCACGCGACGGTCGTTTCATCGAAAAACTCGGCACATATAACCCAATGCTGCCAAAAGACTCCGAAGAGCGCGTGAAAATGAACATGGAGCGCGTGAAGTACTGGTTGGGTGAAGGCGCACAGGTCACAGACCGTGTATCCCGTATGCTGGAAGCTGCAGGCGAACTGCCGAAGAAAGACCGGTCTAACCCTAAAAAGGGTACACCAGGTAAAGCAGCACAAGCACGCGCAGAAGAAAAAGCGCAAAAAGCAGCAGACGCTGCTGAAGCCGCAGCTGCACCAGCTGAAGAAGCTGCAGCAGAAGAGTAA
- the rimM gene encoding ribosome maturation factor RimM (Essential for efficient processing of 16S rRNA), which produces MTTDTRVIVGSLGGSFGVKGEVRLKSFCADPAAIADYTPLYAEDGRAFTQVVLTGQLKNGFSAQVSGITTKEEADALRNTPLYAERDAMPPVDDDEYYYADLIGLTVVDTGGATLGKVKNVVDHGAGDLLEITPPTTPETVFLPFTQAAVPTVDLKSGKIVADPPAGLFADD; this is translated from the coding sequence ATGACCACAGACACACGTGTAATCGTAGGCTCGCTTGGTGGCTCCTTTGGCGTCAAAGGTGAAGTCCGGCTGAAATCTTTTTGCGCAGACCCAGCCGCCATCGCCGACTACACACCGCTTTATGCCGAAGACGGCCGTGCCTTTACGCAGGTGGTTCTGACGGGCCAACTGAAAAACGGATTTTCCGCTCAAGTCTCTGGTATCACGACAAAAGAAGAAGCAGACGCGCTGCGCAACACGCCGCTTTATGCGGAACGCGATGCAATGCCGCCAGTGGATGACGACGAATATTACTACGCAGACCTGATCGGCTTGACGGTGGTCGATACGGGCGGCGCGACGCTCGGCAAGGTCAAAAATGTGGTTGATCATGGCGCGGGCGATCTGCTGGAAATCACACCACCGACAACTCCCGAAACCGTATTTCTGCCCTTCACACAGGCCGCCGTGCCCACGGTCGACCTGAAATCAGGCAAAATCGTCGCGGATCCGCCAGCTGGTCTGTTCGCTGACGATTAG
- the trmD gene encoding tRNA (guanosine(37)-N1)-methyltransferase TrmD, which produces MTDAPKPPVSKSLATKSHGGNQARAIGRKSIRPTLKPRELMTDTPELAGAWRAQILTLFPQAFPGVLGESLTGRALQDGKWQLETYDLREYGIGKHRNVDDTPAGGGAGMVLRADVLEAAINDARASAKGVMPLIYLSPRGRRMDQALMRELSQADGVTLLCGRFEGVDERVLEHFNIIEVSLGDFVMTGGELAAQAMIDATVRLLPGVLGNMASTEEESHSNGLLEHPQYTKPAEWQGHTIPDVLLSGNHAKIAAWRKAQSEKITQDRRPDLWDAHIKKG; this is translated from the coding sequence ATGACAGATGCACCCAAACCGCCCGTCTCGAAATCTTTGGCTACGAAATCGCACGGCGGCAATCAGGCCCGTGCGATTGGGCGGAAATCCATTCGCCCAACGCTGAAGCCGCGCGAGTTGATGACCGACACGCCTGAATTGGCAGGTGCGTGGCGCGCGCAAATTCTGACGCTGTTTCCACAGGCTTTTCCGGGGGTACTCGGCGAAAGCCTGACGGGGCGTGCTTTGCAAGACGGAAAATGGCAGCTCGAAACTTACGATCTCCGCGAATACGGTATCGGCAAGCATCGGAACGTCGATGATACGCCCGCCGGTGGTGGCGCAGGTATGGTGTTACGTGCCGATGTGCTGGAGGCCGCGATTAACGATGCGCGTGCTTCTGCTAAGGGTGTGATGCCGTTGATTTACCTCAGCCCACGTGGCCGCCGTATGGATCAAGCGCTGATGCGCGAGTTGTCACAAGCCGACGGTGTCACCCTGCTGTGTGGCCGTTTTGAAGGTGTCGATGAACGGGTGCTTGAGCATTTTAATATCATTGAGGTCAGCCTTGGCGACTTTGTCATGACCGGCGGCGAATTGGCCGCGCAGGCCATGATCGACGCGACCGTGCGACTTTTGCCCGGTGTGTTGGGCAATATGGCCTCGACCGAAGAAGAAAGCCATTCGAACGGGCTACTGGAACATCCGCAATACACGAAGCCAGCGGAATGGCAGGGCCACACGATCCCTGATGTGCTGCTATCTGGCAATCACGCGAAAATCGCGGCATGGCGCAAAGCACAGTCGGAAAAGATCACACAGGACCGGCGTCCGGATCTTTGGGATGCGCATATAAAGAAGGGCTAA
- a CDS encoding carboxymuconolactone decarboxylase family protein: MSTFDEDLFLKGLEQRKATLGGAYVEKNLAAADDFTMPFQEAMTAWCWGFGWGDDAIDAKTRSMMNLSMIGALGKMQEWELHCRGAINNGVTKEEIRAIIHVIAIYCGVPQGLECFRAARKVLEAEGLL; this comes from the coding sequence ATGAGCACGTTTGATGAAGACTTGTTTTTGAAGGGCTTAGAGCAGCGCAAAGCGACCCTAGGCGGCGCCTATGTCGAAAAGAACCTTGCGGCTGCTGATGATTTTACCATGCCGTTTCAAGAAGCGATGACAGCTTGGTGCTGGGGCTTTGGATGGGGCGACGATGCCATTGATGCGAAGACCCGTTCAATGATGAACCTGTCGATGATCGGCGCTTTGGGAAAGATGCAGGAATGGGAACTCCACTGCCGCGGCGCGATCAACAACGGTGTGACGAAAGAAGAAATTCGCGCCATCATACACGTGATCGCAATCTATTGCGGCGTACCACAGGGGCTAGAATGCTTCCGCGCTGCACGCAAAGTGCTAGAAGCGGAAGGGCTGCTTTAG
- the rplS gene encoding 50S ribosomal protein L19, protein MDVIAQIEAEQIAALGKEIPDFKAGDTIRVGYKVTEGSRTRVQNYEGVCIARKNGKGIAGSFTVRKISFGEGVERVFPLFSTNIDSITVVRRGRVRRAKLYYLRTRRGKSARIAEVTNYKAPKA, encoded by the coding sequence ATGGACGTGATCGCACAAATCGAAGCGGAGCAAATCGCTGCGCTGGGGAAAGAAATCCCTGACTTTAAAGCGGGTGACACCATCCGCGTTGGTTACAAAGTGACCGAAGGGTCCCGTACCCGTGTTCAGAACTACGAAGGCGTTTGCATCGCCCGTAAGAACGGCAAAGGCATTGCCGGTTCGTTCACAGTTCGCAAGATTTCGTTTGGTGAAGGCGTGGAACGTGTGTTCCCACTGTTCTCAACAAACATCGACAGCATCACCGTTGTACGTCGTGGCCGCGTTCGTCGCGCCAAGCTGTACTATCTCCGCACACGTCGTGGTAAGTCCGCGCGTATCGCAGAAGTCACCAACTACAAAGCGCCAAAGGCGTAA
- the rpmE gene encoding 50S ribosomal protein L31, which produces MKKDIHPDYHFITVKMTDGTEVQMKSTWGKEGDVMALDVDPSVHPAWTGGGTRLMDAGGRVSKFKNKYAGLGF; this is translated from the coding sequence ATGAAAAAAGATATCCATCCCGATTACCACTTCATCACTGTCAAAATGACAGATGGTACAGAAGTGCAGATGAAATCCACTTGGGGCAAAGAAGGCGACGTTATGGCGCTGGACGTTGACCCATCTGTGCACCCTGCATGGACTGGTGGCGGCACGCGTCTTATGGATGCCGGCGGTCGCGTTTCCAAGTTTAAGAACAAATACGCTGGTCTTGGCTTCTAA
- a CDS encoding ATP-binding protein, with amino-acid sequence MTSHRPTLHLVCGKIAAGKSTLTAALAEADQTVLMSEDVWLKTLFADEMNTLKDYVRFSARLRQVLQDHVINILNAGTSVVLDFPANTVETRVWMKAITRNANADHVLHWLDVPDAVCIARMHARNAIGNHPFSVTEAQFAQVTAHFEAPREDEGFNVQIHRDHN; translated from the coding sequence ATGACATCGCACCGCCCTACCCTGCACCTCGTTTGTGGTAAGATCGCCGCCGGGAAATCGACGTTAACTGCGGCCTTGGCGGAAGCAGATCAAACGGTTCTTATGTCTGAAGATGTATGGCTGAAGACGTTATTTGCGGACGAAATGAATACACTCAAGGACTACGTTCGCTTTTCCGCACGGTTGCGTCAGGTTTTGCAGGACCATGTCATAAACATCCTGAATGCTGGAACCTCTGTGGTTCTCGACTTTCCGGCCAACACTGTCGAGACGCGTGTTTGGATGAAAGCAATCACACGAAATGCGAATGCGGATCACGTGCTGCATTGGCTAGATGTCCCTGACGCCGTGTGTATCGCGCGGATGCACGCCCGAAACGCCATAGGCAATCACCCGTTCTCGGTGACCGAAGCGCAATTTGCGCAGGTGACAGCGCATTTTGAGGCACCGCGCGAGGACGAAGGCTTCAACGTTCAAATTCATAGGGATCACAACTAA
- a CDS encoding DUF1992 domain-containing protein, with the protein MAHPLDSLIDQIVQQATRDGKMDDLPGAGKPLPHVDNPQDAVLARLMKEADATAPVVVLRRQILAAQDKLKTVTDEAEKRQQMLYISELQTKLALEMEAFRKYG; encoded by the coding sequence ATGGCACACCCGCTCGATTCCCTGATTGATCAAATCGTTCAGCAAGCCACACGCGACGGTAAGATGGATGATTTGCCCGGTGCAGGAAAACCGCTGCCGCACGTAGATAATCCGCAAGATGCTGTGCTTGCCCGCCTGATGAAGGAAGCGGATGCGACGGCGCCTGTCGTTGTACTGCGGCGACAAATTCTGGCCGCGCAGGACAAGCTTAAGACTGTAACGGATGAAGCCGAGAAACGGCAGCAGATGCTTTATATCTCGGAACTACAGACGAAACTCGCCCTCGAAATGGAAGCGTTCCGCAAATACGGGTGA